The Cygnus atratus isolate AKBS03 ecotype Queensland, Australia chromosome 2, CAtr_DNAZoo_HiC_assembly, whole genome shotgun sequence genome window below encodes:
- the KIAA0319 gene encoding dyslexia-associated protein KIAA0319 homolog, translating into MAFGLGVLCLLLWAITGSYCEQCREGATYAGAVISPNLETAKIMRVPHATSVSDCITACCDLSGCDLSWMFERRCYIVNCQHKENCEPKKIETVKSYLIFVLRPSQRPASLLGFGQVIPSMVHSVGRQNEPSEEVSSLKELSLLGKDLSLEEIPEYIDDYKDLEQDPFQVSIKHKQKESTDYADWGLMVAGENGFNSSVVDDGDNQEDFAEKEEEAVKVEGLLNKNSSEVSSVSEQRYIERLSSLTEITPLPGKTSGSRAAVQLLAQPDDALQEEVPTHSLLSDEVEFSPGVSEKTQTPTVAPENITEGGVMLLPTNVVPSEPMQQFPTPANAPKADMVKELTVSAGDNIQVMLPKNEVELNAFVVPPPPTETAYNYEWSLISHPADYGGEMEHRYTQTLKLSHLSVGLYAFKVTVSGENAFGEGFVNVTVKPAIRVNQPPVAVASPKVQEVSLPTTSTFIDGSQSIDDMKIVSYHWEEIKGPLREQKASANTPVLHLSKLVPGNYTFRLTVIDSDGAANSTIASLTVNKPVDYPPIANAGPNQAVTLPQNFITLNGNQSSDDHEIVSYEWSLSPKSKGKVVAMQGVRTPYLQLSAMQEGDYTFQLTVTDSARQRSTAEVTLIVQPENNSPPIAVAGPDKELTFPVESTTLDGSRSQDDQGIVFYHWENISGPSFVQMENGDKAVATVTGLRVGTYRFRLTVKDQQGLSSASVLSITVKEENNSPPRAHAGGKHVLVLPNNSVTLDGSRSSDDQGIVSYLWIRDGQSPAAGDVIRGSDREAVLQLTNLVEGTYTFHLKVTDAKGDSDIDSATVEVRPDPKRSGLVELILQVGVGQLSEQQKDTLVRQLAVLLNVLDSDIKVQKIQAYSDISTAVVFYVQNGHPSKVFKASDVSRTLHVQLLKEKADFLLFKVLRVDTAACLLKCSGHGHCDPITKRCICYQLWMENLIHRYLNDGESNCEWSILYVTLSAFILIVVTIGLAWFCICCCKSRKRTKIRKKTKYTILDNIDEQERMELRPKYGIKHRSTEHNSSLMVSESEFDSDQDTIFSREKIERENPKTLLNGSIRNGVSFHYNSKDR; encoded by the exons GTTCCTATTGTGAGCAGTGCAGAGAAGGAGCCACGTACGCAGGTGCAGTAATATCTCCCAACTTAGAGACTGCTAAAATTATGCGAGTTCCTCATGCTACGTCGGTGTCTGACTGCATCACAGCGTGCTGTGACCTCTCAGGTTGTGACTTGTCCTGGATGTTTGAACGGCGCTGTTACATTGTGAACTGCCAACACAAAGAGAACTGTGAACCTAAAAAAATTGAAACGGTAAAGTCCTATCTAATCTTTGTGCTGAGGCCTTCTCAGAGGCCAGCCTCGCTACTGGGATTTGGACAGGTGATCCCAAGCATGGTCCACTCTGTGGGACGCCAGAATGAGCCATCTGAGGAGGTGAGTAGCCTGAAGGAGCTGTCTTTGCTTGGCAAAGATCTCAGCCTTGAGGAGATACCTGAATACATAGATGACTATAAGGACTTGGAGCAGGACCCCTTCCAGGTGAGCATCAAACATAAACAGAAGGAGAGCACAGATTATGCTGACTGGGGCCTGATGGTGGCAGGTGAAAATGGCTTCAACTCTTCAGTGGTTGATGATGGAGATAACCAGGAAGACTTtgctgaaaaggaagaggaagctgTAAAAGTGGAAGGCCTTCTGAATAAAAACAGCTCTGAAGTGAGCTCTGTTAGTGAACAGCGCTACATAGAGAGGTTGTCTTCTCTCACAGAGATTACACCATTACCTGGGAAGACAtctggaagcagagcagctgttcAGCTGCTTGCACAACCTGATGATGCTTTGCAAGAAGAG GTTCCTACGCATTCCCTTCTTTCAGACGAAGTGGAATTCTCCCCAGGTGTGTCAGAGAAAACCCAGACTCCCACAGTGGCCCCAGAGAACATCACTGAAGGTGGGGTCATGCTGCTTCCCACTAATGTTGTGCCATCTGAGCCCATGCAGCAGTTCCCAACTCCTGCTAATGCTCCTAAAGCAG ATATGGTAAAAGAACTTACTGTATCTGCTGGAGATAACATACAAGTGATGCTACCCAAAAATGAGGTTGAACTGAATGCCTTTGTTGTCCCGCCACCGCCTACAG AAACAGCCTACAACTATGAGTGGAGCTTAATCAGTCACCCTGCTGACTATGGTGGTGAAATGGAGCACAGGTACACCCAGACACTGAAGCTGTCTCAT TTATCGGTGGGACTTTATGCCTTCAAAGTGACGGTTTCTGGTGAAAATGCCTTTGGAGAAGGTTTTGTAAATGTCACTGTCAAACCAG CAATCAGAGTTAATCAACCACCTGTTGCTGTTGCTTCACCCAAAGTACAAGAAGTTTCTTTGCCTACAACTTCCACCTTCATTGATGGCAGTC AAAGTATAGATGATATGAAGATAGTGAGTTATCACTGGGAGGAAATTAAAGGCCCTTTGCGAGAGCAGAAGGCATCTGCTAACACACCTGTCTTGCACTTGTCTAAGCTTGTTCCTGGAAACTACACTTTCAG GCTCACAGTGATTGATTCAGATGGAGCAGCCAACTCCACAATTGCATCTCTGACTGTCAACAAACCAGTGGATTACCCACCTATTGCTAATGCAGGACCTAATCAGGCAGTCACCTTGCCCCAAAACTTCATCACACTGAATGGAAACCAGAGCAGTGATGACCATGAAATTGTCAGCTATGAGTGGTCACTCAGTCCCAAAAGCAAAGGCAAGGTGGTAGCAATGCAG GGAGTGCGGACTCCGTACCTCCAGTTATCTGCAATGCAGGAAGGAGATTATACTTTTCAGCTGACTGTCACAGACTCGGCAAGGCAGCGCTCCACAGCTGAGGTCACTCTGATAGTACAGCCTG aaaataacagtCCTCCAATAGCAGTGGCTGGCCCTGACAAGGAATTGACCTTCCCAGTAGAAAGTACAACACTGGATGGAAGCAGAAGCCAAGATGACCAAGGCATTGTCTTCTATCACTGGGAAAATATCAG tgggCCAAGCTTTGTACAAATGGAAAATGGTGACAAAGCAGTAGCAACTGTGACTGGTCTTCGGGTTGGCACCTATCGCTTCAGGCTGACAGTAAAAGACCAGCAGGGTTTAAGCAGTGCATCTGTGCTGTCAATTACTGTGAAGGAAG AAAACAACAGTCCACCCCGGGCACATGCTGGTGGGAAGCATGTGCTGGTGCTTCCCAATAACTCTGTTACTTTGGATGGCTCAAGATCTTCCGATGACCAGGGGATTGTGTCATATTTGTGGATCCGGGATGGtcaaagcccagcagctggg gatgtgATCCGTGGCTCAGACCGTGAGGCAGTACTGCAGCTAACCAATCTGGTGGAAGGAACCTATACTTTTCACTTGAAAGTGACAGATGCCAAAGGAGATTCAGATATTGACTCTGCTACTGTTGAAGTGCGGCCTG ATCCCAAAAGGAGTGGTCTGGTGGAGCTGATTTTGCAAGTTGGAGTGGGACAGCTGAGTGAACAGCAGAAGGACACCCTGGTGAGACAGCTGGCTGTATTACTGAATGTCTTGGATTCAGATATCAAAGTTCAGAAGATACAAGCCTACTCAGATATAAG CACTGCAGTTGTATTCTATGTCCAGAACGGGCATCCTTCCAAGGTGTTCAAGGCATCAGATGTCTCTCGAACTCTGCATGTGCAGCTTTTGAAAGAGAAGGCtgactttctgctttttaaagtcTTGCGGGTTGACACGGCTG catgtcttttaaaatgctctGGACATGGACACTGTGACCCTATAACAAAGCGCTGCATTTGCTACCAGCTGTGGATGGAAAACTTGATTCATCGTTACCTAAATGATGGCGAGAGTAATTGTG AGTGGAGTATACTCTATGTGACTctatctgcttttattttgattgtGGTCACAATAGGGCTTGCCTGGttctgcatctgctgctgcaaaag cagaaagaGGAcaaagataagaaagaaaacaaaatataccaTCCTAGATAACATAGATGAGCAGGAGAGAATGGAGCTGCGACCCAAATATG gTATAAAACACAGAAGTACAGAACACAACTCCAGTCTGATGGTCTCCGAATCAGAGTTTGACAGTGATCAGGACACTAtcttcagcagagaaaagatTGAAAGAGAGAATCCTAAAACCCTTTTGAATGGATCAATCAGAAATGGAGTTTCTTTCCACTACAACTCCAAAGACAGATAA